A DNA window from Micromonospora sp. NBC_01739 contains the following coding sequences:
- a CDS encoding ABC transporter ATP-binding protein yields MATVTYAKASRIYPGTERPAVNQLDLQIGDGEFLVLVGPSGCGKSTSLRMLAGLEDVDDGAIYIDDRDVTHLPPKARDIAMVFQNYALYPHMTVYENMAFALKLRKTSKAEIDRRVKEAAALLQLEEYLSRKPKALSGGQRQRVAMGRAIVREPQVFLMDEPLSNLDAKLRVQTRTQIASLQAKLGITTVYVTHDQVEAMTMGHRVAVMLDGVLQQVDTPRALYDTPANVFVAGFIGSPAMNIKTVPLTEQGAAFAEMFIPLTREQVEAANAEGGAGKVTVGFRPEDCDIVSPTEGGMPVVVELVEDLGSDANVYGHAALDGASERFVVRTDRRTMPSMGETIFVKPRAGQNHAFHATTGKRI; encoded by the coding sequence ATGGCTACGGTCACCTACGCGAAGGCGTCCCGGATCTACCCGGGCACCGAACGCCCCGCGGTCAACCAGCTCGACCTCCAGATCGGCGACGGCGAGTTCCTCGTCCTGGTCGGTCCCTCCGGCTGTGGTAAGTCCACCAGCCTGCGGATGCTGGCCGGTCTGGAGGACGTCGACGACGGCGCGATCTACATCGACGACCGGGACGTCACCCACCTGCCGCCGAAGGCCCGCGACATCGCGATGGTCTTCCAGAACTACGCCCTCTACCCGCACATGACGGTGTACGAGAACATGGCGTTCGCCCTCAAGCTGCGCAAGACCTCCAAGGCGGAGATCGACCGGCGGGTCAAGGAGGCGGCGGCGCTGCTCCAGCTGGAGGAGTACCTCAGCCGTAAGCCCAAGGCCCTCTCCGGTGGTCAGCGCCAGCGGGTCGCGATGGGCCGGGCCATCGTCCGGGAGCCCCAGGTCTTCCTCATGGACGAGCCGCTGTCGAACCTCGACGCCAAGCTGCGGGTGCAGACCCGTACCCAGATCGCCTCGTTGCAGGCCAAGCTCGGCATCACCACGGTCTACGTGACCCACGACCAGGTCGAGGCCATGACCATGGGTCACCGGGTGGCGGTCATGCTCGACGGTGTGCTCCAGCAGGTCGACACCCCGCGGGCCCTGTACGACACCCCGGCCAACGTCTTCGTCGCCGGCTTCATCGGCTCCCCGGCCATGAACATCAAGACGGTCCCGCTGACCGAGCAGGGTGCGGCCTTCGCCGAGATGTTCATCCCGCTGACCCGCGAGCAGGTCGAGGCGGCCAATGCCGAGGGCGGTGCCGGCAAGGTGACGGTCGGTTTCCGGCCGGAGGACTGCGACATCGTCAGCCCGACCGAGGGCGGCATGCCGGTCGTGGTCGAGCTGGTCGAGGACCTCGGTTCGGACGCCAACGTCTACGGCCACGCCGCGCTGGACGGTGCCTCCGAGCGGTTCGTGGTGCGGACCGACCGGCGGACCATGCCGAGCATGGGCGAGACGATCTTCGTCAAGCCGCGTGCCGGCCAGAACCACGCCTTCCACGCCACCACCGGCAAGCGCATCTGA
- a CDS encoding enoyl-CoA hydratase/isomerase family protein, whose product MADAELTVTVSDQVATVVIRNPGRRNAMTLAMWRQLPVLLDHLEADPAVRALVLTGADGTFCAGADLADLDEQLSTGDAAVAVAAEERLAAFAKPTVAAVRGACVGGGCQLAVACDLRIAAADARFGVPPARLGLVYPAPTTRRLARLVGPAAAKHLLFTSELIDTDRALRIGLVDEVLPGDRLATRIDRLTATIVERSQLSVVAAKEIVDDRADEARVDWWYGQVRASGEAREGITAFHERRPPRFTWSPPPAG is encoded by the coding sequence GTGGCGGACGCGGAGCTGACCGTGACGGTGTCGGATCAGGTGGCCACGGTGGTGATCCGCAATCCGGGCAGGCGCAACGCGATGACCCTGGCCATGTGGCGGCAACTGCCCGTACTGCTGGATCACCTGGAGGCGGACCCGGCCGTACGCGCTCTGGTGCTCACCGGGGCGGACGGCACCTTCTGCGCCGGTGCCGACCTGGCCGACCTGGATGAGCAGCTTTCCACCGGCGACGCCGCTGTGGCCGTCGCCGCCGAGGAGCGTCTGGCCGCCTTCGCCAAGCCCACCGTGGCGGCCGTCCGGGGTGCTTGCGTCGGGGGTGGGTGTCAGCTGGCGGTCGCCTGTGACCTGCGGATCGCCGCCGCCGACGCCCGATTCGGGGTGCCCCCGGCCCGACTGGGCCTGGTCTACCCGGCGCCCACCACCCGCCGGCTGGCCCGGTTGGTCGGCCCGGCGGCGGCCAAGCATCTGCTGTTCACCAGCGAGCTGATCGACACCGACCGGGCGCTGCGGATCGGCCTGGTCGACGAGGTGCTGCCCGGGGACCGCCTGGCCACCCGCATCGACCGGCTGACCGCCACGATCGTGGAACGCTCCCAGCTCAGCGTCGTGGCCGCCAAGGAGATCGTCGACGACCGGGCCGACGAGGCCCGGGTGGACTGGTGGTACGGGCAGGTGCGGGCCAGCGGTGAGGCCCGCGAGGGCATCACCGCCTTCCACGAACGCCGCCCGCCCCGGTTCACCTGGAGCCCTCCGCCCGCAGGCTGA
- a CDS encoding HNH endonuclease: MYAVLVVNADLGPLHRVTVPHAIRMLCRRVAEIHEAVPDQVIGVFPVPRVVRLVRYVVTRWRFTSGPAWSRAGVLARDARCCAYCAGPASTIDHILPRSRGGRNTWKNTTAACYACNQRKGDRTPTEAGMPLRRVPVVPTWAALAGG; the protein is encoded by the coding sequence GTGTACGCCGTCCTCGTTGTCAACGCCGATCTCGGCCCGCTGCACCGGGTCACCGTTCCCCATGCGATCCGGATGCTCTGCCGTCGGGTCGCCGAGATCCACGAGGCCGTACCGGACCAGGTCATCGGGGTTTTCCCGGTGCCCAGGGTGGTCCGGCTGGTGCGGTACGTGGTGACCCGCTGGCGGTTCACCTCCGGCCCGGCCTGGTCCCGGGCCGGGGTGCTGGCCCGCGACGCCCGCTGCTGCGCCTACTGCGCCGGGCCGGCCAGCACCATCGATCACATCCTGCCCCGCTCACGCGGTGGCCGGAACACCTGGAAGAACACGACGGCCGCCTGCTACGCCTGCAACCAGCGCAAGGGCGACCGTACGCCGACCGAGGCGGGGATGCCGCTGCGGCGGGTGCCGGTCGTGCCGACCTGGGCGGCCCTGGCCGGGGGGTGA